From one Lycium barbarum isolate Lr01 chromosome 6, ASM1917538v2, whole genome shotgun sequence genomic stretch:
- the LOC132599682 gene encoding uncharacterized protein LOC132599682: MENPEEHREWVASVIASGTPPWLDLSVSIEKNTFNREAKFWLSLISSRVIPSKHNTDIPITKCILIASLMFGYLVDVGVIIRDEIKTKSTQKGTSLPFPCLITELCLRKKVRDIPRVDRMLQVEQTINYTMLEPGTRKRKRVSSEPRASGTTLDAHILEPEDLATDDAETAPSTAPQAPGADPPSSSTTVPAAPVPPSTTAARGVSIEGMRVLRAADAKVNWLVERLPDFVKEAIEAAMAPYTQAITDIRKEQDKIKEHVRHIDRRLEQIEGAVRAAFLPFWRT, from the coding sequence ATGGAAAACCCGGAGGAACACCGAGAGTGGGTTGCTTCAGTGATTGCCTCAGGGACTCCACCATGGCTGGATCTATCTGTCTCgattgagaagaacactttcaaccgcgaagccaagttttggctatcCCTAATATCATCGCGGGTGATTCCTTCCAAGCATAACACTGACATACCCATTACAAAGTGTATTCTCATCGCATCACTCATGTTCGGGTACCTCGTCGACGTGGGGGTGATAATCCGAGACGAGATCAAGACTAAGTCCACTCAAAAAGGCACATCGCTCCCTTTTCCTTGTTTGATCACTGAATTATGTCTCCGAAAAAAGGTGCGCGATATTCCCCGGGTGGACAGAATGTTACAGGTTGAACAAACAATCAATTACACCATGTTAGAACCGGGGACTAGAAAGCGAAAGCGGGTGAGCTCAGAGCCAAGAGCTTCGGGGACAACACTTGATGCTCATATTCTTGAGCCCGAAGACTTGGCCACTGATGATGCGGAGACAGCTCCTAGCACTGCCCCTCAAGCTCCGGGGGCTGACCCTCCGAGTTCTTCCACTACAGTTCCCGCTGCCCCTGTTCCACCATCCACCACAGCAGCTCGTGGAGTGTCTATCGAGGGTATGCGAGTGCTCCGGGCAGCAGATGCTAAagttaattggttggttgagaggcTTCCCGATTTTGTGAAAGAGGCGATTGAGGCAGCAATGGCACCCTACACTCAGGCGATCACAGATATTAGGAAAGAGCAGGACAAAATTAAGGAGCATGTTCGCCACATTGATCGTCGGTTGGAGCAGATTGAGGGGGCAGTGCGGGCGGCCTTCCTGCCATTCTGGCGGACCTAG
- the LOC132600551 gene encoding uncharacterized protein LOC132600551 produces the protein MMRSLLNSTLTIPTTSKLPNCHHSNYATHHSLKLPFLNIHIPSNKYTFHLKESHKRGIIKASMASTTDQNTKPFSVLFVCLGNICRSPAAEGVFTDLVKKKGLDSKFKIDSAGTINYHEGNDADPRMRAAAKRRGVAITSISRPIRPSDFKDFDLILAMDEQNKADILGALERWIHREPLPADAAEKVRLMCSYCKKHDETEVPDPYYGGAQGFEKVLDLLEDACDSLLESIVAQNKI, from the exons ATGATGAGGTCCTTACTCAATAGTACACTCACAATTCCAACTACTTCAAAATTACCAAACTGCCATCACTCTAATTATGCTACTCATCACTCTCTCAAACTCCCATTTCTCAATATTCACATTCCTTCTAATAAATACACATTTCATCTAAAAGAAAGTCATAAAAGAGGAATAATTAAAGCTTCAATGGCATCAACAACAGACCAAAATACAAAACCATTTTCTGTTCTCTTTGTTTGTCTTGGTAATATATGTAGAAGTCCTGCTGCTGAAGGTGTTTTTACAGATTTGGTTAAGAAAAAGGGTCTTGATTCTAAGTTTAAGATTGATTCTGCTGGTACTATTAATTATCATGAG GGGAATGATGCTGACCCAAGAATGAGGGCTGCTGCTAAAAGGCGTGGAGTTGCGATAACTTCTATATCTAGGCCGATTAGGCCTTCTGATTTCAAAGATTTTGATCTCATTCTTGCTATGGATGAGCAAAACAAAG CTGATATACTTGGGGCTCTGGAGAGGTGGATCCATAGAGAGCCATTGCCAGCTGATGCAGCTGAAAAGGTTCGCTTGATGTGTTCCTATTGTAAGAAGCATGATGAAACTGAAGTTCCAGACCCTTACTATGGTGGAGCTCAAGGTTTTGAGAAG